In Hevea brasiliensis isolate MT/VB/25A 57/8 chromosome 13, ASM3005281v1, whole genome shotgun sequence, a single genomic region encodes these proteins:
- the LOC131171994 gene encoding uncharacterized protein LOC131171994 isoform X3 has translation MYADTGLLLPYMQNFYQDIQQLEDYCNYQKNNASMNNIIQTSTISEYDLGGEGDLFKAPEPIIELPLGGLDPMTAAISMISCGEEVISSQGLKVADIESIQTDQLLSEVFYECKKDLMEKAAIEAPLSEILDIKIPVLRINENQIEENKLLPDAPLPKSVSSGCLSSIEWVQGAAVKPNFLDFSGVDLGTVYGMRRAYSEGDIKDGAGSLIMGFYDRLLVMATWASSILPLIGH, from the exons ATGTATGCAGATACTGGGCTGTTGCTTCCCTATATGCAGAATTTCTATCAAGATATTCAGCAACTTGAAGACTACTGCAACTACCAGAAGAACAATGCTTCAATG AACAACATAATTCAGACTTCCACCATATCAGAATATGACCTGGGAGGAGAAGGGGATCTATTCAAAGCTCCTGAACCAATCATTGAACTGCCACTTGGGGGCcttgatcccatgacagcagccATTTCAATGATCTCCTGTGGGGAAGAAGTCATCTCCTCGCAAGGACTAAAGGTGGCAGATATTGAATCAATTCAAACTGACCAACTTCTGAGTGAGGTTTTCTATGAGTGCAAGAAAGACCTCATGGAAAAAGCGGCCATAGAAGCACCACTCTCAGAGATTCTGGACATCAAAATTCCTGTCTTGCGGATTAATGAGAACCAGATTGAAGAAAACAAACTCCTTCCTGATGCACCATTACCAAAAAGTGTCAGCTCTGGATGTTTGAGCTCAATAGAGTGGGTGCAAGGGGCTGCAGTGAAGccaaattttctggatttttcgGGAGTGGATCTTGGAACTGTTTATGGGATGAGAAGAGCATATAGCGAGGGAGATATAAAG GATGGGGCTGGGTCATTGATAATGGGTTTTTATGACAGACTCTTGGTAATGGCAACATGGGCGTCATCCATTCTCCCCTTGATCGGCCATTAA
- the LOC131171994 gene encoding uncharacterized protein LOC131171994 isoform X2, translating to MQNFYQDIQQLEDYCNYQKNNASMNNIIQTSTISEYDLGGEGDLFKAPEPIIELPLGGLDPMTAAISMISCGEEVISSQGLKVADIESIQTDQLLSEVFYECKKDLMEKAAIEAPLSEILDIKIPVLRINENQIEENKLLPDAPLPKSVSSGCLSSIEWVQGAAVKPNFLDFSGVDLGTVYGMRRAYSEGDIKTLGNGNMGVIHSPLDRPLIISSCTTEDRREKLSRYRNKKTKRNFGRKIKYACRKALADSQPRIRGRFAKTEDNDVSRRQ from the exons ATGCAGAATTTCTATCAAGATATTCAGCAACTTGAAGACTACTGCAACTACCAGAAGAACAATGCTTCAATG AACAACATAATTCAGACTTCCACCATATCAGAATATGACCTGGGAGGAGAAGGGGATCTATTCAAAGCTCCTGAACCAATCATTGAACTGCCACTTGGGGGCcttgatcccatgacagcagccATTTCAATGATCTCCTGTGGGGAAGAAGTCATCTCCTCGCAAGGACTAAAGGTGGCAGATATTGAATCAATTCAAACTGACCAACTTCTGAGTGAGGTTTTCTATGAGTGCAAGAAAGACCTCATGGAAAAAGCGGCCATAGAAGCACCACTCTCAGAGATTCTGGACATCAAAATTCCTGTCTTGCGGATTAATGAGAACCAGATTGAAGAAAACAAACTCCTTCCTGATGCACCATTACCAAAAAGTGTCAGCTCTGGATGTTTGAGCTCAATAGAGTGGGTGCAAGGGGCTGCAGTGAAGccaaattttctggatttttcgGGAGTGGATCTTGGAACTGTTTATGGGATGAGAAGAGCATATAGCGAGGGAGATATAAAG ACTCTTGGTAATGGCAACATGGGCGTCATCCATTCTCCCCTTGATCGGCCATTAATTATCAGCAGCTGCACGACTGAAGACCGTAGGGAAAAGCTTTCCAGGTACAGGAATAAGAAGACAAAGCGGAATTTTGGCAGGAAAATTAAg TATGCTTGCAGGAAGGCTCTTGCAGACAGTCAACCAAGGATCCGAGGAAGGTTTGCAAAGACTGAAGACAATGATGTTTCCAGGAGGCAATAG
- the LOC131171994 gene encoding uncharacterized protein LOC131171994 isoform X1, producing the protein MYADTGLLLPYMQNFYQDIQQLEDYCNYQKNNASMNNIIQTSTISEYDLGGEGDLFKAPEPIIELPLGGLDPMTAAISMISCGEEVISSQGLKVADIESIQTDQLLSEVFYECKKDLMEKAAIEAPLSEILDIKIPVLRINENQIEENKLLPDAPLPKSVSSGCLSSIEWVQGAAVKPNFLDFSGVDLGTVYGMRRAYSEGDIKTLGNGNMGVIHSPLDRPLIISSCTTEDRREKLSRYRNKKTKRNFGRKIKYACRKALADSQPRIRGRFAKTEDNDVSRRQ; encoded by the exons ATGTATGCAGATACTGGGCTGTTGCTTCCCTATATGCAGAATTTCTATCAAGATATTCAGCAACTTGAAGACTACTGCAACTACCAGAAGAACAATGCTTCAATG AACAACATAATTCAGACTTCCACCATATCAGAATATGACCTGGGAGGAGAAGGGGATCTATTCAAAGCTCCTGAACCAATCATTGAACTGCCACTTGGGGGCcttgatcccatgacagcagccATTTCAATGATCTCCTGTGGGGAAGAAGTCATCTCCTCGCAAGGACTAAAGGTGGCAGATATTGAATCAATTCAAACTGACCAACTTCTGAGTGAGGTTTTCTATGAGTGCAAGAAAGACCTCATGGAAAAAGCGGCCATAGAAGCACCACTCTCAGAGATTCTGGACATCAAAATTCCTGTCTTGCGGATTAATGAGAACCAGATTGAAGAAAACAAACTCCTTCCTGATGCACCATTACCAAAAAGTGTCAGCTCTGGATGTTTGAGCTCAATAGAGTGGGTGCAAGGGGCTGCAGTGAAGccaaattttctggatttttcgGGAGTGGATCTTGGAACTGTTTATGGGATGAGAAGAGCATATAGCGAGGGAGATATAAAG ACTCTTGGTAATGGCAACATGGGCGTCATCCATTCTCCCCTTGATCGGCCATTAATTATCAGCAGCTGCACGACTGAAGACCGTAGGGAAAAGCTTTCCAGGTACAGGAATAAGAAGACAAAGCGGAATTTTGGCAGGAAAATTAAg TATGCTTGCAGGAAGGCTCTTGCAGACAGTCAACCAAGGATCCGAGGAAGGTTTGCAAAGACTGAAGACAATGATGTTTCCAGGAGGCAATAG
- the LOC131171994 gene encoding zinc finger protein CO3-like isoform X4: MTAAISMISCGEEVISSQGLKVADIESIQTDQLLSEVFYECKKDLMEKAAIEAPLSEILDIKIPVLRINENQIEENKLLPDAPLPKSVSSGCLSSIEWVQGAAVKPNFLDFSGVDLGTVYGMRRAYSEGDIKTLGNGNMGVIHSPLDRPLIISSCTTEDRREKLSRYRNKKTKRNFGRKIKYACRKALADSQPRIRGRFAKTEDNDVSRRQ, encoded by the exons atgacagcagccATTTCAATGATCTCCTGTGGGGAAGAAGTCATCTCCTCGCAAGGACTAAAGGTGGCAGATATTGAATCAATTCAAACTGACCAACTTCTGAGTGAGGTTTTCTATGAGTGCAAGAAAGACCTCATGGAAAAAGCGGCCATAGAAGCACCACTCTCAGAGATTCTGGACATCAAAATTCCTGTCTTGCGGATTAATGAGAACCAGATTGAAGAAAACAAACTCCTTCCTGATGCACCATTACCAAAAAGTGTCAGCTCTGGATGTTTGAGCTCAATAGAGTGGGTGCAAGGGGCTGCAGTGAAGccaaattttctggatttttcgGGAGTGGATCTTGGAACTGTTTATGGGATGAGAAGAGCATATAGCGAGGGAGATATAAAG ACTCTTGGTAATGGCAACATGGGCGTCATCCATTCTCCCCTTGATCGGCCATTAATTATCAGCAGCTGCACGACTGAAGACCGTAGGGAAAAGCTTTCCAGGTACAGGAATAAGAAGACAAAGCGGAATTTTGGCAGGAAAATTAAg TATGCTTGCAGGAAGGCTCTTGCAGACAGTCAACCAAGGATCCGAGGAAGGTTTGCAAAGACTGAAGACAATGATGTTTCCAGGAGGCAATAG